The following coding sequences are from one Pasteurellaceae bacterium RH1A window:
- a CDS encoding nicotinamide riboside transporter pnuC, whose translation MNQQNWVAQLKQEFFGGWKPFEVFWLALFVLAQIGVYIQSPDSLLGMIAGISGIICVVFVGKGKVSNYFFGLIFAYSYFYVAWGANYLGEMNTVLYVYIPAQFIGYFLWKANMQKDQGGETVIAKSLSLKGWIILLAAISLGTLLFIQALQAAGGSSTGLDGLTTIVVVAAQLLMILRYREQWILWIGLNVLSIVLWSQAEEGSAAMMVMYIAYLLNSVYGFYNWTKLQKPQAS comes from the coding sequence ATGAATCAACAAAACTGGGTTGCGCAACTCAAACAGGAATTTTTTGGAGGCTGGAAACCCTTTGAAGTCTTTTGGTTGGCGCTCTTTGTCTTGGCCCAAATTGGGGTCTATATCCAATCGCCAGATTCCCTTCTGGGGATGATTGCGGGTATTTCAGGCATTATCTGCGTGGTTTTCGTGGGTAAGGGCAAGGTGAGTAACTACTTCTTCGGTCTGATTTTTGCCTATAGCTATTTCTATGTGGCCTGGGGGGCTAATTACCTGGGCGAGATGAACACCGTGCTTTATGTTTATATTCCTGCCCAATTTATTGGCTACTTCTTATGGAAGGCCAATATGCAAAAAGACCAGGGGGGCGAAACGGTTATTGCCAAATCCCTTAGCCTCAAGGGCTGGATTATCTTACTTGCAGCTATTAGCTTGGGTACCTTACTCTTTATTCAAGCCCTCCAAGCAGCGGGCGGCAGCTCAACCGGCCTAGATGGTTTGACGACAATTGTGGTGGTGGCAGCACAGTTGCTTATGATCTTACGCTACCGTGAGCAGTGGATCTTGTGGATTGGCTTGAATGTCTTGTCCATTGTCCTTTGGTCCCAGGCTGAAGAGGGATCGGCTGCCATGATGGTTATGTACATTGCCTACCTGCTTAACTCAGTTTATGGCTTCTATAACTGGACAAAATTGCAGAAGCCTCAGGCTAGTTAG
- a CDS encoding potassium transporter, with product MAAEGAHELVKVVTLLGAAVIAVPLFKRLGLGSVLGYLAAGLVIGPFGLGLFQDPQTIIHTAELGVVMFLFIIGLEMKPAHLWELRGQIFGLGTMQVITAAVILTLIGIMAGFPWQIAFVAASGFVLTSTAIVMQVLSERGEMSAPRGQKMVSILLFEDLLIVPLLAVVTFIAPTDPNVPAKTTAEILTEIGIAGGSLVALLVIGHYLINPFFKMLAKSKAREVMTAAALLVVLGSALLMEVGGLSMAMGAFVAGVLLSESSFRHQLEVDIEPFRGLLLGLFFLGVGMALDLHVVAENWVLIASTLFAFMTAKFICIYVIARLLKACHTEALDRAVLMAQGGEFAFVLFAAAAKSGVIDSTVNANMTAVVVLSMALTPVMIILLKRFGSKVGFDLDGVEHIEDAEELRGNVLIVGFGRVGQIASQAPIAYGSEITIIDNNPDVIRGAKQYGFKVYYGDGTRLDVLRNAGVTNVDCVIVCVNDPKAAVQIVDNCRHLCQKVKIVARAYDRKNELELVKADADFTLRETFDASIRLGNKALKALGVDEEEITVIEEQVRQRDAERFALEQAGDEFEGRALLFGNIKQH from the coding sequence ATGGCAGCAGAAGGCGCACACGAACTGGTGAAGGTCGTTACCCTCCTTGGGGCAGCAGTGATTGCCGTCCCCCTCTTTAAACGCTTAGGGCTTGGCTCGGTTTTAGGCTATTTGGCCGCAGGCCTGGTTATCGGCCCCTTTGGTTTAGGGCTTTTCCAAGACCCGCAAACCATTATCCACACCGCAGAACTGGGTGTGGTTATGTTCCTCTTTATTATCGGCCTAGAAATGAAGCCTGCCCACCTTTGGGAATTACGGGGGCAGATTTTCGGGCTGGGCACCATGCAGGTGATCACAGCAGCCGTGATCTTAACCCTGATCGGCATTATGGCCGGCTTCCCTTGGCAGATCGCCTTTGTGGCTGCTTCAGGCTTTGTTTTGACTTCAACAGCCATTGTGATGCAGGTCTTGAGCGAACGGGGCGAAATGTCAGCCCCTCGTGGTCAGAAGATGGTGTCCATTCTTCTCTTTGAAGACCTCCTTATTGTGCCTCTCTTGGCGGTGGTCACCTTTATTGCCCCAACCGATCCTAATGTGCCAGCCAAGACCACAGCTGAGATCTTAACGGAAATCGGCATTGCAGGTGGTTCCTTGGTAGCCTTGTTGGTGATTGGTCACTACCTCATCAACCCCTTCTTTAAGATGCTGGCCAAGTCCAAGGCCCGTGAAGTGATGACGGCTGCCGCCCTCCTAGTGGTCTTAGGCTCAGCCCTTTTAATGGAAGTGGGCGGCCTGTCGATGGCCATGGGGGCCTTTGTGGCTGGCGTGCTTTTATCTGAATCCAGCTTCCGCCACCAGTTGGAAGTGGATATTGAGCCCTTCCGTGGCTTGCTTTTAGGCCTCTTCTTCTTGGGCGTGGGCATGGCTTTGGATCTGCATGTCGTGGCCGAGAACTGGGTCTTAATTGCCTCCACCCTCTTTGCCTTTATGACGGCTAAATTTATCTGTATCTACGTTATTGCCCGCCTGCTCAAGGCCTGCCACACCGAAGCCCTAGACCGTGCGGTCTTGATGGCCCAAGGGGGTGAATTTGCCTTTGTTCTCTTTGCAGCGGCAGCCAAAAGTGGTGTGATCGACAGCACGGTCAATGCCAATATGACGGCCGTTGTGGTGCTTTCCATGGCCTTGACCCCTGTGATGATCATCCTACTCAAACGCTTCGGCAGCAAGGTGGGCTTCGATCTAGATGGGGTAGAGCATATTGAAGATGCCGAAGAATTGCGGGGTAATGTCTTGATTGTGGGCTTTGGCCGAGTGGGTCAAATTGCCAGCCAGGCGCCGATTGCTTATGGTTCTGAAATCACCATCATCGACAATAACCCAGATGTTATCCGTGGTGCCAAGCAATATGGCTTTAAGGTCTATTATGGCGATGGCACCCGCTTGGATGTGCTACGCAATGCGGGCGTAACCAATGTGGACTGCGTGATTGTCTGTGTTAATGACCCGAAAGCCGCGGTGCAGATTGTGGACAACTGCCGCCACCTCTGCCAGAAGGTCAAGATTGTGGCCCGTGCCTATGATCGCAAAAACGAACTGGAATTGGTTAAGGCCGATGCTGACTTCACCCTGCGTGAAACCTTTGATGCTTCTATTCGCCTAGGCAACAAGGCCCTTAAGGCCTTGGGCGTAGATGAAGAAGAAATCACCGTGATTGAGGAGCAGGTTCGCCAGCGTGATGCCGAGCGTTTTGCCCTTGAGCAAGCAGGCGATGAATTTGAAGGTCGCGCGCTTTTATTTGGTAACATCAAGCAGCATTAA
- a CDS encoding histidine--tRNA ligase produces MAKTIQAIRGMNDLAPTESPLWQWVEGQIRDTLASYGYSEMRSPILEATNLFARGVGEATDIVEKEMFTFKDRDDESLTLRPEGTAGCVRAAIEHGWIYNNEQRMWYMGPMFRYERPQKGRYRQFHQCGVEVFGIANPEADAELILLTARLWEKLGIRQHVSLQLNSIGGLETRIKYREALVAFLQDHLDILDEDCKRRLDTNPMRILDTKNEKIQEVLNHAPKLHDFLDEEAKAHFEQLCHILDQMGIAYEVNQKLVRGLDYYNKTVFEWVTTALGSQGTVCGGGRYDGLVAQLGGHASPGVGFAMGIERLVLLVQEVNQSLSLPNPVDIYVVYAGEGTNIAAFGLAEKLRSALPNLRTMLHCSGGNFKKQFKRADKSGAKIALVLGESEVADQTVVVKDLFGETEQVTVKQADLINELTQRFA; encoded by the coding sequence GTGGCAAAAACCATTCAAGCAATTCGGGGCATGAACGATCTGGCCCCGACCGAAAGCCCACTCTGGCAGTGGGTGGAAGGGCAGATTCGTGACACCCTGGCCAGTTATGGTTACAGCGAAATGCGTAGCCCTATTTTAGAGGCAACCAACCTCTTTGCCCGTGGTGTGGGCGAGGCAACCGACATCGTGGAAAAAGAGATGTTCACCTTCAAAGACCGAGATGATGAAAGCCTGACCCTTCGCCCTGAAGGCACGGCCGGTTGTGTGCGGGCAGCCATTGAACACGGCTGGATCTACAACAACGAACAACGTATGTGGTATATGGGGCCTATGTTCCGTTATGAACGTCCACAAAAGGGCCGCTACCGCCAGTTCCACCAATGTGGTGTGGAAGTCTTTGGCATTGCCAACCCTGAAGCCGATGCCGAACTTATTCTTCTCACCGCTCGCCTCTGGGAAAAACTGGGCATTCGCCAACACGTTAGCCTACAGCTTAACTCAATTGGTGGTTTGGAAACTCGAATCAAGTACCGTGAAGCCTTGGTCGCTTTCTTGCAAGATCATTTAGATATTTTAGATGAAGACTGCAAACGCCGCCTAGACACTAACCCCATGCGGATCTTGGACACCAAGAACGAAAAAATCCAAGAAGTCCTTAATCATGCGCCAAAACTGCACGACTTCCTAGATGAAGAAGCCAAGGCCCACTTTGAGCAGCTTTGCCATATTCTTGATCAAATGGGCATTGCCTATGAGGTCAATCAGAAGTTAGTGCGAGGCCTGGATTACTATAATAAGACCGTCTTTGAATGGGTCACCACAGCCCTGGGCTCCCAAGGGACGGTTTGTGGTGGTGGCCGCTACGATGGCTTGGTTGCTCAACTCGGCGGACACGCCAGCCCAGGTGTGGGCTTTGCCATGGGGATTGAGCGCTTGGTGCTTTTAGTTCAGGAAGTGAACCAGAGCCTAAGCCTGCCAAATCCTGTCGATATTTATGTGGTTTATGCGGGAGAGGGAACCAACATTGCCGCTTTTGGCTTGGCAGAAAAACTGCGTTCCGCCCTGCCAAACCTGCGTACCATGCTCCACTGTTCAGGTGGCAACTTCAAGAAGCAATTTAAGCGGGCCGACAAGTCTGGGGCCAAGATCGCTCTAGTTTTAGGCGAGAGTGAAGTGGCCGATCAGACTGTGGTGGTCAAGGATCTGTTTGGAGAGACGGAGCAAGTCACTGTCAAACAGGCTGATCTGATCAATGAATTAACCCAACGTTTTGCCTAA
- a CDS encoding DNA repair protein RecO, translating into MNSEQWQRGFVLHRRDYSETSLLVDFFTEYEGRITLLAKGARRVRSPLKSVLQPFTPLLLKWTGKGDLKTLTKAEPASLALPMQTLALYSGFYVNEVLSRVLEPQTAYPELFQHYLSCVTQLAIQPTQIEPTLRTFEFQVLKAMGYAVDFAHCCATGEEISPTMTYQFREEEGFMASLLQNNNSFLGEDLLAFDRLDFSQKSTQQAAKRFTRMALKPYLGSQPLKSRELFQAILPNRLKAG; encoded by the coding sequence ATGAACAGCGAACAATGGCAGCGGGGCTTTGTGCTCCACCGCCGGGACTATAGCGAAACCAGCCTCTTGGTGGATTTCTTCACCGAATATGAGGGGCGGATTACCCTGCTGGCCAAGGGGGCCAGGCGGGTGCGTTCGCCTCTGAAATCGGTTCTCCAGCCCTTTACTCCCCTCTTGCTTAAATGGACGGGCAAGGGCGATCTTAAAACCCTGACCAAGGCCGAACCCGCCTCCCTGGCACTGCCCATGCAGACTTTAGCCCTCTATAGCGGCTTTTATGTCAATGAAGTCTTGAGCCGAGTGCTGGAGCCGCAAACGGCCTATCCTGAACTCTTTCAGCACTACTTAAGCTGTGTGACCCAGTTAGCTATACAGCCTACGCAGATCGAGCCTACCTTACGCACCTTTGAATTTCAGGTGCTGAAAGCCATGGGCTATGCGGTAGATTTCGCCCACTGTTGTGCCACAGGGGAGGAGATTTCCCCCACCATGACCTATCAATTCCGGGAAGAAGAGGGCTTTATGGCCTCCCTTCTGCAAAATAACAATAGCTTTCTGGGGGAAGATTTACTGGCCTTCGACCGATTGGACTTCAGCCAAAAATCCACCCAGCAGGCAGCCAAGCGTTTTACCCGCATGGCCCTCAAACCCTATTTAGGCTCCCAGCCCCTTAAGAGCCGGGAGCTTTTCCAAGCCATTTTGCCCAACCGCCTAAAAGCTGGTTGA
- a CDS encoding iron ABC transporter substrate-binding protein, with the protein MKKALSALTLALCASSALAANEVNVYSYRQPYLIEPMLKNFEKDTGIKVNVIFADKGLVDRVKNEGELSPADVLLTVDISRVMEIVNAGLAQKIDSKVLEKNIPAAFRDSKGEWFGLTKRARVIYSSKDRVGALPAGFDYLDLAKPEYKGKVCVRSGKNAYNVSLFASMIEHYGEANTKAYLEGLKANLAQKPQGGDRDQVKAIKEGVCDYSLGNSYYYGKMLDDEKQKAWAESAVINFPSGNFGTHVNISAVAVAKHAPNKANAVKLIEYLSGDKAQHLYAELNHEYPVKEGVEPSALVKGWGSFSPDAIKLETIASHYEKALKLVDEVKFDDVK; encoded by the coding sequence ATGAAAAAAGCCCTATCCGCTTTAACCCTGGCCCTATGTGCAAGCTCTGCCCTTGCAGCCAATGAAGTCAATGTCTATTCCTACCGCCAACCCTACTTAATTGAGCCAATGCTCAAGAACTTTGAGAAGGACACCGGCATCAAGGTAAACGTCATCTTTGCCGACAAGGGTTTGGTTGATCGTGTCAAAAACGAGGGCGAACTCAGCCCAGCAGATGTGCTCTTAACCGTGGACATCAGCCGTGTGATGGAAATCGTTAATGCTGGTCTGGCCCAAAAAATCGATTCCAAGGTGCTTGAGAAAAACATCCCAGCTGCCTTCCGTGATTCCAAGGGCGAATGGTTCGGCTTAACCAAACGAGCCCGTGTGATTTATTCATCTAAAGATCGTGTTGGTGCCTTGCCAGCCGGTTTTGACTACTTAGACCTCGCCAAACCAGAATACAAGGGCAAGGTTTGCGTGCGTTCAGGTAAAAATGCCTACAACGTCTCCCTCTTTGCCTCTATGATCGAACACTACGGCGAAGCCAATACCAAGGCTTACTTAGAAGGCCTTAAAGCCAACCTGGCCCAAAAACCACAGGGCGGCGACCGTGACCAAGTCAAAGCCATCAAAGAGGGCGTTTGTGACTATTCTTTAGGCAATAGCTACTATTACGGCAAAATGTTAGACGATGAAAAACAAAAGGCTTGGGCGGAATCTGCGGTTATCAACTTCCCATCAGGCAACTTCGGCACCCATGTAAACATCAGTGCCGTGGCCGTGGCCAAGCACGCCCCTAACAAGGCCAATGCGGTGAAATTGATTGAGTATCTCAGTGGCGATAAAGCTCAACACCTTTACGCAGAACTCAACCACGAATACCCAGTAAAAGAGGGCGTGGAACCATCTGCCTTAGTAAAAGGCTGGGGTAGCTTCTCACCAGATGCCATCAAACTCGAAACCATCGCTTCCCACTATGAAAAAGCCCTTAAATTAGTGGATGAAGTCAAGTTTGATGATGTGAAGTAA
- a CDS encoding 4-hydroxy-3-methylbut-2-en-1-yl diphosphate synthase: protein MLQESPIKRRQSTKIYVGKVPVGGDAPIAVQSMTNTRTTDVEATVAQIKALERVGADIVRVSVPTMDAAEAFKLIKQQVNVPLVADIHFDYRIALKVAEYGVDCLRINPGNIGNEERIRSVVDCAKDKNIPIRIGVNAGSLERDIQEKFGEPTPEALLESALRHVEILDRFNFDQFKVSVKASDVFLAVESYRLLAKAIKQPIHLGITEAGGARAGAVKSAIGLGLLLSEGIGDTLRVSLAADPVEEIKVGFDILKSLRIRSRGINFIACPTCSRQEFDVIGTVNALEQRLEDIITPMDVSIIGCVVNGPGEALVSDLGVTGANKMSGYYLDGVRQKERFDNEKLIDQLEAKIRAKVAMQSEANRIPVEQL from the coding sequence ATGCTACAAGAATCACCTATTAAACGTCGTCAATCGACCAAAATTTATGTTGGCAAGGTGCCTGTGGGGGGCGATGCACCGATTGCGGTGCAATCCATGACCAACACCCGAACCACCGATGTGGAAGCAACCGTGGCCCAGATTAAGGCCCTGGAAAGAGTGGGAGCCGATATTGTACGGGTTTCCGTCCCGACCATGGACGCGGCTGAGGCCTTTAAGCTCATTAAGCAACAGGTCAATGTGCCTCTGGTAGCCGATATTCACTTTGACTACCGCATTGCCCTGAAAGTGGCTGAATACGGCGTGGACTGCCTGCGGATCAACCCAGGCAATATCGGCAATGAAGAGCGGATCCGCTCGGTGGTGGACTGTGCCAAGGATAAGAATATTCCTATCCGCATTGGCGTAAATGCCGGCTCACTGGAGCGGGATATCCAGGAAAAATTTGGTGAGCCAACTCCAGAAGCTCTTTTGGAATCTGCCCTGCGTCATGTGGAAATTTTAGATCGCTTTAACTTCGACCAATTTAAGGTCAGCGTGAAGGCCTCAGATGTTTTTTTGGCGGTGGAATCCTACCGCTTGTTAGCCAAGGCCATTAAGCAGCCTATCCACCTAGGGATTACCGAAGCAGGTGGTGCCAGAGCCGGAGCCGTTAAATCAGCCATTGGTTTAGGCTTACTGCTTTCAGAAGGCATTGGCGACACCTTGCGGGTTTCGCTTGCGGCCGATCCAGTGGAAGAAATCAAGGTGGGCTTTGATATTCTTAAGTCGCTCCGTATTCGTTCCCGTGGCATCAACTTTATCGCCTGCCCAACCTGTTCTCGTCAAGAGTTTGATGTGATTGGCACGGTCAATGCCCTGGAGCAGCGTTTGGAAGATATTATCACCCCGATGGATGTCTCCATTATCGGTTGCGTGGTCAATGGCCCAGGCGAAGCCCTGGTGTCAGACTTAGGCGTAACTGGAGCCAATAAGATGAGCGGCTACTACCTTGACGGCGTACGCCAGAAAGAGCGTTTCGACAACGAAAAATTGATCGACCAGTTAGAGGCTAAGATCCGAGCCAAGGTGGCCATGCAGAGCGAGGCTAATCGGATTCCGGTGGAGCAGTTATAA
- a CDS encoding ABC transporter → MKILDIQNLSCQFGQEAVLKSLDLAVYDKEIVCLLGASGCGKTTLLKAIAGLIPLTSGSISLKNCNLLQTPIEARKIGFIFQDYALFPHLNVAQNIQFGIGHLSRAEQEKTTQDLLALTHLTGLEQRYPHELSGGQQQRVAIARALACQPDLLLLDEPFSNIDSQTRYAMIQEIRLILKTQGVPAIFVTHSKEEAFAFADKIAVMEGGQIVQFGLPEALYHQPISKFVAEFLGGTNYLPCTCLSPNQLESALGLIQFEAPLQKTDQTPPLVGQGYTWLIRPEALCLKPNPNGPATIQNRLFLGQYFRYEVDLAGFVLTVFDSTRLEKGQRVELGFVGQRAVLLDS, encoded by the coding sequence ATGAAAATTTTAGATATTCAAAACCTCAGCTGTCAGTTTGGCCAAGAGGCCGTGCTCAAATCGCTGGACTTAGCCGTTTATGATAAGGAAATTGTCTGCCTTTTGGGGGCCAGTGGCTGTGGCAAAACCACCTTGCTCAAGGCCATTGCCGGCCTGATCCCGCTTACAAGCGGGTCAATTTCGCTTAAAAATTGCAACCTGCTCCAAACCCCGATTGAGGCCCGCAAGATTGGCTTTATCTTCCAAGACTACGCCCTCTTTCCCCATTTGAACGTGGCCCAGAATATCCAGTTTGGCATCGGCCACCTAAGCCGAGCCGAGCAGGAAAAAACCACCCAAGACCTCTTGGCCTTGACCCACCTAACAGGCTTGGAACAACGCTATCCCCATGAGCTTTCAGGCGGGCAGCAACAGCGGGTGGCCATTGCCCGGGCCTTGGCCTGTCAGCCTGATCTGCTCCTTTTGGATGAACCCTTCTCCAATATCGACAGCCAAACCCGCTATGCCATGATTCAGGAGATTCGCCTTATCCTCAAAACCCAGGGCGTGCCAGCCATTTTCGTCACCCACAGCAAGGAAGAGGCCTTTGCCTTTGCTGATAAGATTGCGGTTATGGAGGGCGGCCAGATCGTCCAATTTGGCCTGCCAGAAGCACTTTATCACCAACCCATCAGCAAATTTGTGGCCGAATTTTTAGGCGGAACCAACTACCTGCCTTGCACCTGTCTTAGCCCGAACCAGCTAGAAAGTGCCTTGGGCCTCATTCAGTTTGAGGCGCCTTTGCAAAAAACTGACCAAACTCCACCGCTTGTAGGCCAAGGCTACACCTGGCTCATTCGCCCGGAAGCACTCTGCTTAAAGCCCAATCCAAATGGCCCTGCCACTATTCAAAACCGCCTTTTCTTGGGCCAGTATTTCCGCTATGAAGTGGACTTGGCAGGTTTTGTCTTGACCGTGTTTGATAGCACCAGGTTGGAAAAAGGGCAGCGAGTGGAGCTTGGTTTTGTGGGGCAGAGGGCTGTGCTTTTAGATAGCTAG
- a CDS encoding preprotein translocase subunit YajC translates to MQQGSGMEMIFILVIFGLIFYFMIYRPQAKRQKQQRELLASLEKGTEVLISGGLIGKITKVKADSDNIVLALNANTEVTIKRDFVVAVLPKGSIETL, encoded by the coding sequence ATGCAACAAGGTAGCGGAATGGAAATGATCTTTATTCTGGTGATTTTCGGTTTAATCTTCTATTTTATGATCTATCGTCCACAGGCCAAGCGTCAAAAACAACAACGTGAACTATTGGCCAGCCTTGAAAAGGGCACAGAAGTCCTCATCAGTGGCGGTTTGATTGGCAAAATCACCAAAGTAAAAGCCGACAGCGACAACATCGTGCTTGCTTTAAACGCCAACACAGAAGTGACCATTAAACGTGATTTCGTGGTAGCCGTGCTACCAAAAGGTTCTATCGAAACCCTTTAA
- a CDS encoding protein-export membrane protein SecD, with product MVIFIVAIGGLYALPNLYGEDPSVQISGTRGQQATSQTLTQVQQVLASMNITPKALNLENGSILVRFEQDEQQLPAKDKISEVLGNNYSVALNLAPATPDWLTSIGGSPMKRGLDLRGGVRFLMEVDMNTALSKMQDSLQESLRNELRREKLQPKSFKKQENFVTEVEFEDSDSAEKAARFIRRQHQTLDVQLAAPNLLALKLSDTGLSEARASAIEQNLSILRKRVEELGVSEPTIQRQGAERIVVELPGVQDTARAKEILGATATLEFRMVKDDVDPAQLARGIVPADSEMKMDRNGNPVILRRKVVLGGEHIIDASSGKDDRGLPQVSITLDAEGGSIMSEETKRSIHKPMATLYREYKDSGRKDENGKVILDKHEEVINVATIQGRFGSHFQITGVDSAAEAQNLAVLLRSGALIAPIVIVEERTIGASLGADNIKQGMEASYLGLGLTILFCLVYYKVFGIFASVALLANMILAVGAMSIIGATLTMPGIAGLVLSVGMSIDANVLIYERIKEELRNGRSIQQAIQEGYNGAFSSIFDSNLTTILTALVLYGVGTGPIKGFAITLSLGVLISMFTAITGTRMLVNWVYGGKRVKKLWI from the coding sequence ATGGTCATCTTTATTGTTGCCATCGGTGGCCTTTATGCCCTTCCTAACCTTTATGGCGAAGACCCGTCTGTGCAAATTTCAGGCACACGGGGTCAGCAAGCTACCAGTCAAACCCTGACTCAAGTACAGCAGGTACTTGCTTCCATGAACATCACGCCCAAGGCGCTGAATCTTGAGAATGGCTCGATTTTGGTGCGTTTTGAGCAAGACGAACAGCAATTACCAGCCAAGGATAAAATTTCAGAAGTCTTAGGCAACAACTATTCCGTAGCCCTTAACCTGGCACCTGCCACGCCAGACTGGCTGACCAGCATTGGCGGTAGCCCCATGAAGCGGGGCTTGGACTTGCGGGGTGGGGTACGCTTCCTGATGGAAGTGGACATGAACACCGCCCTGTCCAAAATGCAGGATAGCCTACAAGAAAGCCTGCGTAATGAGTTACGCCGTGAGAAGTTGCAGCCTAAGTCCTTCAAAAAACAGGAAAATTTCGTCACAGAAGTCGAATTTGAGGACAGCGACAGCGCTGAAAAAGCTGCTCGTTTTATTCGCCGTCAGCACCAAACCTTAGATGTGCAACTTGCTGCGCCAAATTTATTGGCCCTGAAATTATCTGACACAGGCCTGTCTGAAGCCCGTGCTTCGGCCATTGAGCAGAACCTCTCCATTTTGCGTAAGCGGGTAGAGGAGTTGGGGGTATCTGAGCCAACCATTCAGCGCCAAGGGGCAGAGCGGATCGTAGTGGAATTGCCAGGTGTGCAAGATACTGCCCGAGCTAAAGAGATCTTGGGGGCAACAGCCACGCTTGAGTTCCGTATGGTCAAAGACGATGTTGATCCAGCCCAGTTAGCACGGGGCATTGTGCCTGCCGATTCGGAAATGAAGATGGATCGTAACGGCAACCCAGTTATCTTAAGACGGAAGGTAGTTTTAGGCGGGGAGCATATTATTGATGCTTCATCTGGCAAGGACGACCGTGGCCTCCCGCAGGTTAGCATTACCCTTGATGCTGAGGGCGGCAGCATTATGTCGGAAGAAACCAAGCGCTCTATCCACAAGCCCATGGCCACCCTTTACCGTGAGTATAAGGATTCAGGCCGTAAGGACGAAAATGGCAAGGTTATCCTAGACAAGCATGAAGAAGTCATTAACGTGGCCACCATCCAAGGCCGTTTTGGCAGCCACTTCCAAATCACAGGTGTGGACTCTGCCGCTGAAGCCCAAAACTTAGCTGTGCTTCTTCGTTCAGGTGCCTTGATTGCGCCGATTGTGATCGTGGAAGAACGCACCATCGGGGCCTCCTTGGGGGCAGATAACATCAAGCAAGGGATGGAGGCCAGCTACTTGGGCTTGGGCTTAACCATTCTCTTTTGTTTGGTTTACTATAAGGTCTTCGGCATTTTTGCCTCGGTTGCGCTTTTAGCCAATATGATCCTCGCCGTAGGTGCAATGTCCATCATTGGTGCCACCTTAACCATGCCAGGGATCGCAGGTTTGGTTTTATCGGTCGGGATGTCCATTGATGCCAACGTACTAATTTATGAACGGATCAAGGAAGAACTGCGTAATGGCCGCTCCATACAGCAGGCTATTCAAGAGGGCTATAATGGTGCTTTCAGCAGTATCTTTGACTCCAACCTCACTACCATCTTAACCGCTCTTGTGCTTTATGGTGTGGGAACTGGCCCAATCAAGGGCTTTGCCATCACCCTCTCGCTTGGGGTCTTGATCTCCATGTTCACCGCCATTACGGGCACCCGTATGTTGGTAAACTGGGTCTATGGTGGCAAACGTGTCAAAAAACTTTGGATTTAA
- a CDS encoding protein-export membrane protein SecF encodes MATQPIEVNASEVKLPYKLIPFMKYRYVGFIFSTLVTIFCILTIATKGFNWGLDFTGGTVIETNFSQPADLGKVRDVLDANGYSSALVQTFGSTKDVMIRLPASVAEPGLGDKVMGIIHQSLDADAKIQGIEFVGPNVGKELTEGAIYGTLATLAMLLLYVGMRFEKRLALGGVMALFHDVLVTLWVFSFFQIEVDLTFVAAILSVVGYSLNDSIVVFDRVRENFSRIRRVSAQEVIDISLSQTLSRTLMTSVTTLFVVLALLWLGGPTLHSFSLALLIGIVFGTYSSIYVAVGLALQFGLKREHMVQPVVEKEGADSTSFIDY; translated from the coding sequence ATGGCAACTCAACCGATTGAAGTGAATGCGTCAGAAGTCAAACTTCCTTATAAACTCATTCCTTTTATGAAATACCGCTATGTCGGTTTTATCTTTTCAACCCTGGTGACGATTTTCTGTATCTTGACCATTGCTACCAAGGGCTTTAACTGGGGCTTGGATTTTACCGGTGGCACGGTAATTGAAACCAACTTCTCCCAGCCAGCCGACCTAGGCAAGGTGCGTGATGTGCTAGATGCTAACGGCTATTCCAGTGCTCTGGTGCAAACCTTTGGTTCGACCAAGGATGTGATGATCCGCCTGCCTGCCTCGGTGGCAGAACCAGGCCTGGGCGATAAGGTCATGGGCATTATCCACCAAAGCCTAGACGCTGATGCCAAAATTCAAGGCATTGAATTTGTCGGCCCAAACGTGGGTAAGGAGCTAACTGAGGGCGCTATTTACGGCACGCTTGCCACGCTTGCCATGCTCCTGCTTTATGTGGGCATGCGCTTTGAAAAACGCCTGGCCTTGGGCGGGGTTATGGCCCTCTTCCACGATGTATTGGTGACCCTTTGGGTCTTCTCCTTCTTCCAAATTGAAGTGGACCTGACCTTCGTGGCGGCCATTCTTTCGGTGGTGGGTTATTCCCTCAACGACAGTATCGTGGTTTTCGACCGTGTGCGGGAAAACTTCAGTAGGATCCGCCGGGTCAGCGCCCAGGAAGTGATTGACATCTCCTTGAGCCAAACCCTCTCAAGAACCTTGATGACCTCGGTCACCACGCTTTTCGTGGTCTTGGCCTTGCTCTGGTTGGGCGGCCCGACCCTGCATAGCTTCTCTTTGGCCCTCTTGATTGGTATTGTCTTCGGGACCTATTCTTCCATTTATGTTGCAGTCGGCCTGGCCCTGCAATTTGGCTTGAAGCGTGAGCATATGGTTCAGCCTGTGGTGGAAAAAGAAGGAGCAGATTCAACCTCCTTTATTGATTATTAG